The following coding sequences are from one Canis lupus dingo isolate Sandy chromosome 21, ASM325472v2, whole genome shotgun sequence window:
- the LOC112667976 gene encoding 28S ribosomal protein S33, mitochondrial-like, which produces MSSLSEYALHMTGLSAWLFGEITRPTDSKSMKVVKLFSEQPLAKRKETSDWYPNHNTYFALTGTLRFLGLYRDEHQDFKDEQLCLKKLHGKGKPRKGEGKRATKKK; this is translated from the coding sequence ATGTCTTCCCTTTCAGAATATGCCTTGCACATGACTGGTCTGAGCGCCTGGCTCTTCGGTGAAATTACCAGGCCTACTGACTCCAAATCAATGAAAGTAGTGAAACTGTTTAGCGAGCAGCCTTTGGCCAAGAGGAAGGAGACTTCTGACTGGTATCCAAATCACAACACTTATTTTGCACTCACGGGGACACTACGTTTCCTTGGCCTCTATAGAGATGAGCATCAGGACTTCAAGGATGAGCAGCTGTGTCTCAAGAAGCTTCATGGCAAAGGAAAACctaggaaaggagaagggaaaagagccacaaaaaagaaatag